The proteins below are encoded in one region of Paraflavitalea devenefica:
- a CDS encoding ABC transporter ATP-binding protein — MDTLTISGLSKTYGNGVQALNNVSLTIPAGMFGLLGPNGAGKSTLMRTIATLQEPDKGTILLGETDVLRNKQQVRRKLGYLPQEFGVYPRVSAEVLLNHLAVLKGITHKKERTEVVKALLHKTNLYEKRKKNLGSYSGGMKQRFGIAQALLSNPQLLIVDEPTAGLDPAERNRFHHLLNELSAATIVILSTHIVEDVKELCTNMAIISHGKVLLTGNPLQAIEDIKGKVFSKVIQKSQLGTYKERYAIIAERLFQGNTVIHLFSEDDPGDGFKPVEADLSDVYFSQIFGQSTRVQQ; from the coding sequence ATGGATACACTAACCATATCGGGACTATCAAAAACGTACGGAAACGGCGTTCAGGCACTCAACAATGTTTCGTTAACTATCCCGGCAGGGATGTTTGGGCTTTTAGGACCCAATGGCGCCGGTAAATCCACCCTTATGCGCACCATAGCCACGCTGCAGGAACCGGACAAGGGCACGATCCTGTTGGGAGAAACAGACGTTCTCAGGAACAAACAGCAGGTAAGAAGAAAACTGGGATATCTGCCGCAGGAGTTTGGCGTATACCCCAGGGTATCTGCCGAAGTACTATTGAACCACCTGGCGGTGCTTAAGGGAATCACCCATAAAAAAGAGCGAACGGAAGTAGTTAAAGCGCTGCTTCATAAAACAAACCTTTATGAGAAAAGAAAGAAGAACCTGGGTAGCTACTCAGGTGGCATGAAACAACGCTTTGGTATTGCGCAGGCTTTGCTCTCCAATCCCCAATTACTCATCGTTGATGAACCAACAGCAGGACTTGACCCCGCGGAAAGAAATCGATTCCATCATTTGCTCAATGAACTAAGTGCGGCAACCATTGTGATCCTTTCCACACACATTGTGGAAGACGTGAAGGAACTCTGTACCAATATGGCCATTATCAGCCATGGTAAAGTTCTTTTAACGGGAAATCCATTACAGGCCATTGAGGATATTAAAGGGAAAGTATTTAGCAAGGTTATTCAAAAAAGTCAGCTCGGAACGTACAAAGAGAGGTATGCGATCATTGCAGAACGGCTTTTCCAGGGCAACACCGTCATTCACCTATTCAGTGAGGATGATCCGGGCGACGGATTTAAGCCGGTTGAAGCCGATCTGAGTGATGTGTACTTCTCTCAGATCTTCGGTCAATCTACACGTGTTCAACAATAA
- a CDS encoding ABC transporter permease: MLKNYWIVAWRSLVRNKVYSLVNVLGLALGICACLVIYLITRYEFSFDTFHPDRDRIFCVDVTMHGHHMNSVPGPLPATMRREMNGFQTLAAFQTYPASVTIPGGQHGKSQRFDDDGSLAIAEPQYFDIFPYRWLSGNARTALTMPNSVVLTAEKARKYFGDLDPDRIIGQTIYYQDSLIVTVTGVVADWTGNSDLNYSQWISYTTIPVSFLQHEIKLDAWNEFNRSSQVMIKLAKDVKPSQIDAQFIAFEKRHYYSKLAFAARLKPLSGIHFHREYGGEGRKASLPVLYTLMAVAGFILILAIVNFVNLSTAQSMQRAREIGVRKVLGGNRSGIAMQFFTETLVLTVAAVGLAVLMVRPVFNVFADLIPTGVHFRVDGATLLFLLLVIAATTLLAGFYPAKVLGNYEPMVTLKGITAVPGGGKGVLRRGLIVFQFTISLLFIIASVVIGSQLRYALHTDLGFKTDAILTISPPRDNRLGKTVFASDRVRQRAVVETGTTAVLADKIRQLAGVEQVIREWKPPMDKKGINFGGGGLKNSDEKRIEVSLHFGNSAYVPFYGMKLVAGRNLLPGDSSRELLISETCARAMGFSDVSKAIGREVAVGPFDAYPVAGVVADFYESPFRRATLPIIIRHDPAMETSIAVRIAAKGMTAGELKTLIGHMEADWKTVFPGKPFSYTFLDESIANMYADDLRTERLTNVAMGITVFISCLGLLGLAIFSTERRTREIGIRKVLGATVSGIMVMLCKEIVLLIVLALLIATPLAWYFMHEWLQGFAYRTPLSGWMFVAAGAAAIGIALLTVGFQAMRAAMANPVKSLRTE; encoded by the coding sequence ATGCTTAAAAACTATTGGATCGTGGCCTGGCGTAGTCTCGTCCGCAATAAAGTTTATAGCCTCGTCAACGTGCTGGGCTTAGCGTTGGGTATTTGTGCCTGTTTGGTCATTTACCTGATCACCCGGTACGAATTCAGTTTTGATACCTTTCATCCGGACCGTGACCGCATCTTTTGTGTGGACGTCACGATGCATGGTCATCATATGAATAGCGTACCTGGTCCTTTGCCGGCCACCATGCGCCGGGAAATGAACGGCTTTCAGACCCTGGCGGCCTTTCAGACCTATCCCGCCAGTGTGACGATACCAGGTGGCCAGCATGGAAAATCTCAGCGCTTCGACGACGACGGCAGCCTCGCTATCGCGGAGCCACAATACTTCGACATTTTCCCCTACCGGTGGTTAAGCGGAAATGCCAGGACCGCTCTGACTATGCCCAACTCGGTGGTGCTTACCGCGGAAAAGGCCAGAAAATACTTTGGCGATCTCGACCCGGACAGGATCATCGGCCAAACCATCTATTACCAGGATTCGCTGATAGTCACTGTAACAGGGGTGGTCGCCGATTGGACAGGCAACAGCGATCTTAATTATAGCCAATGGATCTCTTATACTACCATCCCTGTTAGTTTTCTTCAGCATGAGATAAAGCTGGACGCCTGGAACGAATTTAATCGTTCCAGCCAGGTCATGATCAAACTGGCAAAGGATGTCAAGCCTTCACAGATCGATGCACAATTTATCGCTTTTGAGAAACGGCACTACTATTCGAAACTGGCATTCGCCGCCCGTTTGAAACCGCTGTCGGGCATCCATTTTCACCGGGAATATGGCGGTGAAGGCAGAAAAGCCAGCCTGCCGGTCCTGTACACGCTCATGGCCGTGGCAGGGTTTATCCTCATTCTTGCCATTGTCAACTTTGTCAATTTGTCCACCGCACAATCCATGCAAAGAGCGAGAGAGATCGGCGTCCGAAAGGTGCTGGGCGGCAACAGGTCGGGCATCGCCATGCAATTTTTTACCGAAACCCTGGTGTTGACAGTAGCTGCAGTGGGTCTTGCGGTACTGATGGTAAGACCGGTGTTCAACGTGTTCGCCGATCTGATCCCAACCGGAGTTCATTTCCGGGTGGATGGTGCTACACTTTTATTTTTGTTGCTGGTCATTGCAGCAACCACCCTCCTGGCAGGGTTTTATCCTGCGAAGGTGCTGGGGAACTATGAACCCATGGTGACCCTGAAAGGGATCACTGCGGTGCCAGGCGGCGGAAAAGGGGTGCTGCGCAGAGGACTTATCGTGTTCCAATTTACCATATCGCTGTTGTTTATCATAGCGTCTGTCGTCATTGGTTCGCAGTTGCGGTACGCGCTGCACACGGACCTGGGTTTCAAGACGGATGCGATCCTCACGATCAGCCCTCCGCGTGACAACAGACTGGGTAAGACAGTTTTCGCGTCGGATAGGGTCCGGCAACGAGCTGTCGTAGAGACGGGTACGACAGCGGTACTGGCGGATAAGATCCGGCAACTGGCTGGCGTAGAGCAGGTCATCAGAGAGTGGAAGCCGCCGATGGACAAGAAGGGTATTAATTTCGGCGGCGGCGGGCTGAAAAACAGCGATGAGAAGCGGATTGAGGTATCCCTTCATTTCGGCAACTCAGCGTACGTCCCATTTTATGGGATGAAGCTGGTGGCGGGACGAAATCTGCTCCCAGGCGACAGTAGCAGGGAACTGCTGATTAGTGAGACTTGTGCTCGTGCAATGGGTTTTTCCGATGTGAGCAAGGCCATTGGCCGGGAGGTGGCCGTCGGCCCTTTCGATGCCTATCCCGTAGCCGGCGTGGTGGCCGATTTTTATGAGAGCCCTTTTCGTCGGGCGACCTTGCCGATTATCATCCGACACGATCCCGCGATGGAGACCTCCATTGCGGTCAGGATCGCCGCAAAGGGCATGACCGCCGGCGAGTTGAAGACCCTCATCGGCCATATGGAGGCGGACTGGAAGACCGTCTTCCCCGGGAAGCCGTTTAGCTATACTTTCCTGGACGAGAGCATCGCCAATATGTATGCGGACGATCTCCGGACCGAGCGGTTGACCAATGTGGCGATGGGGATCACCGTTTTCATCTCTTGTTTAGGCCTGCTCGGTCTGGCCATTTTTTCTACGGAAAGAAGGACCAGGGAGATAGGCATCCGAAAGGTATTAGGGGCCACTGTGTCGGGTATTATGGTCATGCTTTGTAAGGAGATCGTCCTGCTGATCGTCCTCGCCCTGTTGATCGCCACACCGCTGGCCTGGTACTTCATGCATGAATGGCTGCAAGGCTTTGCCTACCGGACGCCGCTTAGCGGCTGGATGTTTGTTGCAGCAGGAGCGGCGGCCATTGGAATAGCGCTGCTTACCGTGGGTTTTCAGGCGATGAGGGCGGCAATGGCTAATCCGGTCAAATCATTACGTACCGAATGA
- a CDS encoding LytR/AlgR family response regulator transcription factor: MIKYLIIDDEHIAHDIIKGYCDMLPNLVLQKNCYDAIEALEYLHERTVDLIFLDLKMPKLKGFDFLKTLPSPPSVIVTTAYQEFALEGYELNVVDYLLKPFSFERFVKAVNKAMGASAPSRAPKNVQAGNQSATIFLRSENKYIQVRIADILFLEAAGNFVKVITREESILVRDTFAVLLNALPPEDFLQVHRSFAIAPKHIKSIEGNQISIGDHSVPIGKMYKTYINGLLG; encoded by the coding sequence ATGATCAAGTATCTGATAATAGATGATGAACACATCGCCCATGACATCATCAAGGGTTACTGCGATATGCTGCCCAATTTGGTATTGCAGAAGAATTGCTATGATGCCATTGAGGCGTTGGAATACCTGCATGAACGTACAGTAGATCTTATCTTCCTGGACCTCAAAATGCCAAAGCTTAAAGGTTTTGACTTTCTTAAAACCTTGCCCTCTCCACCCAGCGTGATTGTTACCACGGCATACCAGGAGTTTGCACTGGAAGGGTACGAACTCAATGTTGTAGACTATTTGCTGAAGCCATTCAGCTTTGAGCGCTTTGTGAAAGCAGTAAATAAGGCAATGGGCGCTTCGGCGCCATCCAGGGCCCCTAAAAACGTTCAGGCAGGCAATCAATCTGCTACCATTTTCCTTCGATCGGAGAATAAATATATACAGGTGCGTATTGCTGATATTCTTTTTCTGGAAGCTGCCGGCAACTTTGTGAAAGTGATTACCCGGGAAGAGTCCATCCTGGTAAGAGATACGTTCGCGGTCCTTTTAAACGCCTTGCCCCCTGAGGACTTTTTGCAGGTACATAGATCATTTGCCATAGCTCCCAAACACATCAAGAGTATTGAAGGCAATCAAATATCGATCGGAGATCATAGCGTACCTATCGGCAAAATGTATAAGACGTATATAAATGGCTTGTTGGGTTAA
- a CDS encoding dihydrofolate reductase family protein: MRNVIYAINVTIDGCCDHTKGTGGEELHEYFTQLMRDVDLLVYGRITYQLMVPFWPDVAKNHSGQTTAMNDFAQAFDSINKIVFSQSLDSAEEKNTRIVRSNLQDEILKLKQEQGKNILTGGVALPAQLIELGLVDEYHIVVHPVVAGEGRRVSEGISFQESLPVRLVESKVFKSGCVALHYVKQ; encoded by the coding sequence ATGAGAAATGTAATCTACGCTATCAACGTTACCATAGATGGTTGCTGTGACCACACCAAGGGAACAGGCGGAGAAGAATTACATGAATATTTTACACAGCTCATGCGGGATGTTGACCTGCTCGTCTATGGACGTATAACCTATCAACTGATGGTTCCTTTTTGGCCCGATGTGGCAAAGAACCATTCCGGACAGACAACAGCAATGAACGATTTTGCGCAAGCATTCGACTCCATCAACAAAATTGTTTTCTCACAATCATTAGACAGCGCTGAAGAAAAGAATACGAGAATTGTTCGTTCGAACCTTCAAGACGAAATACTTAAACTGAAACAGGAACAAGGCAAAAATATTTTAACCGGTGGCGTAGCCCTTCCCGCACAACTAATAGAGCTTGGCCTGGTTGATGAATACCATATTGTTGTTCATCCAGTAGTTGCAGGAGAGGGAAGACGGGTGTCAGAAGGTATTAGCTTCCAGGAGAGTTTGCCGGTAAGACTTGTTGAGTCAAAGGTCTTTAAATCGGGATGCGTTGCGCTTCATTATGTGAAACAATAA
- a CDS encoding sensor histidine kinase produces the protein MLSFLKKYSLPAIAFFYFALLVMAALMEEYELYFTIAALFFTVFIFIPWLIWQAILVVRLRHERKKTELLHLKSQVNPHFFFNTLNNLYGLIKTDPKKAGELVLKLSDMMRYSIYEAQNEGVTLEKEVEYLNNYIELHKMRYHKKIAINFQVDIQEGYRVMPLLFIILLENAFKHGVENLREKAFVHLVLTTADNEIHFEIKNNFDNSVTPEGPGIGLNNLKRRLALAYENNYQLKLAQHNDEYLAELRLKNL, from the coding sequence ATGCTATCGTTTCTAAAAAAGTATAGTCTGCCAGCCATAGCCTTCTTTTATTTCGCGTTATTGGTGATGGCTGCCCTAATGGAGGAGTATGAACTGTACTTCACAATTGCAGCATTGTTCTTTACTGTGTTTATATTTATTCCCTGGTTAATATGGCAGGCTATTTTAGTGGTGAGATTGCGGCATGAGCGGAAAAAAACCGAGTTGCTGCACCTGAAGAGCCAGGTAAATCCGCACTTCTTTTTTAACACACTGAACAATCTGTATGGTCTGATCAAAACGGATCCCAAAAAGGCGGGAGAACTTGTGCTTAAGCTCTCAGACATGATGCGTTACAGCATTTACGAAGCGCAAAATGAGGGCGTAACGCTTGAAAAAGAAGTTGAATACCTCAATAACTATATTGAGTTGCACAAAATGCGCTATCACAAAAAAATAGCTATCAACTTCCAGGTGGATATACAGGAAGGTTATAGGGTTATGCCCCTGCTGTTTATAATATTATTAGAGAATGCTTTTAAGCATGGGGTGGAAAACCTCCGTGAGAAGGCTTTTGTTCACCTGGTACTTACCACCGCGGATAATGAAATCCATTTTGAAATAAAGAATAATTTTGATAATTCGGTGACGCCTGAAGGGCCTGGCATTGGCTTAAACAACCTGAAACGGAGGTTGGCGTTAGCTTACGAAAACAACTATCAGTTGAAGCTGGCTCAACATAATGATGAATACCTGGCAGAACTAAGGCTGAAAAATTTATGA
- a CDS encoding MBL fold metallo-hydrolase, translating to MKIYLLDMGSVMYGDCLVITQGAKSILIDGGHQGDYNSILRQLRKIFEKDGPYEFDLLIVTHCHDDHIGCLHNLVGNGDIIIKKALLADPKYRWSQNGELDAEEVEPFIDALFEEDRLELDDAELEQFLFDAELLPVRYDRMIKDLKKARVPVKLYQGTGKDSYTALEKEFKSFGLKILGPTHNQLKITQTSLQKTVRETKKFIEQIPETDAIQTEVDLYRRIFSQPVLDNILLLDAKKNKGAINDQSIVIKVSEPGFSALLAGDMQFAEPEVEGLEEEMSLLLDVVNKAGPYDFIKTAHHTSNNGLNETIFDYWLKEGTTLIAHSGGKKDDKHPEKTVLKFLEERKERFEFARTDRNGIITIAKNGAGKVVMEVEKKKTDIFTPNPNPVKTDEAAPAVSSAVAAATAGTVIPADTPPKQSSLVSAQLTTQSNRITVTASFAIGAGPVTFTIDTEKKNNGRLSEEVSRDVKQPGGRFQGLLFVANLALMTQKFKEAGVKQVIDLINKMPGARLYDVPFEGNCVDTAEAVHKQIRSDTKGIVLVGGYDVLPSLQFNLLNENIRNAVRKEIFEKRQRDDPDNFIIWSDDIYGDTEGDFLPEYPVSRIPDGNNIDTLLSALSAASFSTSARFGIHNFRRPFAVDIFEKIPYTLTSKLEASELFESQGNEEVLAKGAVYFMLHGSEMDATRFTGERNQRGRYLDAFELNNVPKSCNGTVVFSGCCWGGLIVRPIAQYYDPNIPVRSRTHKDSIVMAYLHAGANAFIGCTGAHYSPAKARDNFFGKPMHDAFWTELKKGTSPAEALFLAKKIYSVNIPHGLEDSALTTAVEFKSMHQFTCLGLGW from the coding sequence ATGAAGATATATTTGCTGGATATGGGATCCGTCATGTACGGAGATTGCCTTGTCATTACACAAGGTGCCAAATCGATTCTGATCGATGGGGGACACCAGGGCGATTACAATTCAATCCTTCGCCAGTTGCGAAAGATATTTGAAAAAGATGGTCCATACGAGTTCGACCTACTCATAGTAACCCATTGTCACGACGATCATATCGGTTGTTTGCATAACTTGGTAGGCAATGGCGATATTATCATCAAAAAGGCGCTGCTTGCAGATCCCAAATATCGCTGGAGTCAAAATGGTGAGCTTGATGCAGAAGAAGTAGAACCCTTTATCGATGCCTTGTTTGAAGAAGATCGGTTGGAACTCGATGATGCTGAATTGGAGCAGTTTCTGTTCGATGCCGAACTATTGCCTGTGCGTTACGATAGGATGATCAAGGATCTCAAAAAGGCAAGGGTGCCCGTTAAGCTTTACCAGGGCACTGGCAAGGATAGCTATACCGCGCTTGAAAAAGAGTTTAAGTCCTTTGGTCTCAAAATTCTTGGGCCTACCCATAACCAACTAAAAATAACACAAACTTCTCTGCAGAAAACGGTACGCGAAACAAAAAAGTTTATCGAGCAGATACCGGAAACGGATGCTATCCAGACAGAGGTGGACCTGTACCGTCGCATATTTTCACAACCTGTGCTGGATAATATCCTGCTACTGGATGCCAAGAAAAACAAAGGCGCCATCAACGATCAGAGTATTGTTATCAAAGTGTCAGAGCCTGGTTTTTCCGCACTGTTGGCTGGCGACATGCAATTTGCAGAACCAGAGGTGGAAGGATTGGAAGAAGAAATGTCACTTTTGCTCGACGTCGTCAACAAGGCAGGACCTTATGACTTTATCAAAACCGCTCACCATACTTCTAATAATGGGCTCAACGAAACCATTTTCGACTATTGGCTTAAGGAAGGCACTACCCTCATTGCGCATTCGGGTGGCAAAAAGGATGATAAGCATCCTGAAAAAACGGTGTTGAAATTCCTGGAAGAACGTAAGGAACGATTTGAGTTTGCCAGAACAGACAGGAACGGTATCATTACCATTGCCAAAAATGGAGCAGGGAAAGTGGTAATGGAAGTAGAAAAAAAGAAAACAGACATCTTTACACCCAATCCCAATCCCGTAAAAACAGATGAAGCGGCCCCTGCTGTAAGTAGTGCCGTTGCAGCAGCTACTGCCGGAACGGTAATACCTGCAGATACTCCACCGAAACAATCCAGCCTGGTCAGTGCCCAGCTAACCACCCAAAGTAACCGTATTACGGTGACTGCCTCCTTTGCAATCGGCGCCGGACCGGTAACTTTTACCATCGATACCGAAAAAAAAAACAATGGACGGCTGAGTGAGGAGGTTTCCCGCGACGTGAAACAGCCCGGCGGCCGCTTTCAGGGATTATTATTTGTTGCCAACCTGGCTTTGATGACACAGAAATTTAAGGAAGCAGGCGTAAAGCAGGTAATCGATCTTATCAATAAAATGCCAGGCGCCAGATTATATGATGTGCCCTTCGAAGGCAATTGTGTTGATACGGCAGAAGCCGTTCACAAACAGATACGATCAGATACCAAAGGTATTGTTCTGGTAGGTGGTTACGATGTATTGCCCTCGTTGCAATTCAATCTCCTAAACGAAAATATACGCAATGCAGTACGCAAGGAGATCTTTGAAAAACGACAACGTGATGACCCGGATAATTTCATCATTTGGAGCGATGATATCTATGGAGATACGGAGGGCGATTTCCTTCCTGAATATCCCGTGAGCCGCATACCGGATGGCAATAATATAGACACCCTCTTGTCGGCGCTCTCTGCAGCCTCATTTTCTACCTCAGCCCGGTTTGGTATACATAATTTCCGCCGGCCCTTCGCAGTGGATATCTTCGAAAAGATACCTTACACACTGACCAGTAAACTGGAAGCTTCAGAATTGTTCGAATCGCAGGGCAATGAAGAGGTGCTTGCCAAAGGCGCTGTTTATTTCATGCTGCATGGCTCTGAGATGGATGCCACCCGCTTCACCGGAGAACGTAATCAACGTGGCAGATACCTTGACGCCTTCGAATTGAACAACGTGCCTAAGTCATGCAATGGTACGGTCGTTTTTTCCGGATGTTGCTGGGGCGGGCTGATCGTCAGGCCTATTGCCCAGTACTACGACCCCAATATACCAGTTCGGAGCAGAACACATAAAGATTCCATTGTCATGGCCTACCTCCACGCAGGCGCCAATGCTTTCATTGGATGCACCGGGGCGCATTATTCACCAGCCAAGGCACGAGACAATTTCTTTGGTAAGCCCATGCATGATGCATTCTGGACGGAACTAAAAAAAGGAACTTCGCCCGCCGAAGCGTTATTTCTGGCCAAAAAGATATACTCAGTCAATATACCCCACGGCCTTGAAGATTCGGCGTTAACCACTGCCGTAGAATTTAAAAGTATGCACCAATTCACTTGCCTGGGGCTGGGCTGGTAA
- a CDS encoding VOC family protein, producing the protein MNLEFPGAVPEIPVSDLKKAIAYYESNLGFSIDWGREGGNIAGISKGHCRMFLTDAAFRAHYRNASPVLVWLNLDSKEQVNELFELWSASQAKIVSPPASKPWGLHEFTVADLDGNLFRVFYDFSTTERERDA; encoded by the coding sequence ATGAATTTGGAATTCCCTGGTGCGGTGCCTGAGATACCGGTAAGCGATCTGAAGAAGGCTATTGCCTATTACGAAAGCAATCTTGGCTTCAGCATAGACTGGGGCCGTGAAGGTGGCAATATTGCGGGAATCTCAAAAGGACACTGTAGAATGTTTCTCACTGACGCCGCCTTTCGGGCGCATTACCGCAATGCCAGTCCGGTATTGGTGTGGCTCAATCTCGACAGCAAGGAACAGGTCAACGAACTGTTCGAACTTTGGAGTGCCAGTCAGGCGAAGATTGTTTCACCGCCGGCGTCAAAGCCATGGGGATTGCATGAGTTCACAGTCGCGGACCTTGACGGCAACCTGTTCCGGGTCTTTTATGATTTTTCCACTACCGAACGCGAAAGGGATGCTTAA